One Nitrospira sp. DNA segment encodes these proteins:
- a CDS encoding segregation/condensation protein A, producing MDSQAEDFEQIELPYQVRIENFEGPLDLLLHLIKKNEINIYDIPVAIIAQQYLEYLEAMEELNLNVAGDFLVMAATLLQIKSRMLLPADEVADDDEDGPDPREELVRRLLEYKTFKEAARQLDRQETLWREIFWHEHAQSVEEVEEDLPLENVSLFDLVDALKEVLERNPGSKLIEIVLDNLTVRERMNLVLEMLEGKESVSFAALFEGSCHRMVVVVTFLALLELMRLRVVRVFQGETFGPILLSRTFSLVPDPAELDDVDLEWRGA from the coding sequence GTGGACTCACAGGCCGAGGATTTTGAACAAATCGAGCTTCCGTACCAGGTCCGCATCGAAAATTTCGAGGGACCATTGGATTTACTGCTGCATCTCATCAAGAAGAATGAGATCAACATCTACGACATCCCCGTCGCGATAATTGCCCAACAGTACCTTGAGTATTTGGAAGCCATGGAGGAACTCAACCTCAACGTGGCGGGTGATTTTTTAGTCATGGCCGCGACGTTATTGCAGATCAAGTCCAGAATGCTGTTGCCGGCGGATGAGGTGGCCGACGACGACGAAGATGGGCCGGACCCACGAGAAGAACTCGTTCGACGCTTGCTCGAATACAAGACTTTCAAAGAGGCGGCACGTCAGCTCGACCGGCAGGAAACGCTGTGGCGCGAGATCTTTTGGCATGAGCACGCTCAATCAGTCGAAGAAGTTGAGGAGGATCTCCCATTAGAGAACGTCTCGCTGTTCGACCTCGTCGATGCGCTTAAAGAAGTGCTGGAACGGAATCCGGGTAGCAAGCTCATCGAGATTGTTCTCGACAATCTCACGGTTCGCGAGCGGATGAACCTCGTTCTGGAAATGCTCGAAGGCAAAGAATCGGTCTCGTTTGCGGCACTGTTCGAGGGATCGTGCCATCGAATGGTGGTCGTTGTGACGTTCCTGGCGTTACTTGAATTAATGCGATTGCGTGTTGTTCGTGTATTCCAAGGGGAAACATTCGGACCGATTCTGCTTTCAAGGACGTTCTCGTTAGTGCCCGATCCGGCAGAGCTTGATGATGTCGATCTAGAATGGAGGGGAGCATGA
- a CDS encoding lasso peptide biosynthesis B2 protein yields MLSKLRRLADLPLIEQALLLQLTALSLGLRVALSCVPLHLIASFISRAASSSPLGRILTPHAHCATDRLVVLADMAAAVSHRNSRCLPRTLLLFWLLRARRQPVSICLGVSKNQTQLEGHAWVEQDGVLLGDTFSLVNRYALMFRWPA; encoded by the coding sequence ATGCTGAGCAAACTCCGCCGGCTCGCTGATTTACCCCTGATCGAACAGGCGCTCCTCCTGCAATTGACCGCGTTGTCACTTGGTCTGCGAGTCGCCCTCTCCTGTGTTCCCCTTCACCTTATTGCGTCCTTCATATCACGCGCTGCCTCCTCCTCTCCACTTGGTCGTATTCTCACGCCCCATGCGCACTGCGCGACAGATCGATTGGTAGTGTTGGCCGATATGGCAGCAGCGGTGAGCCACAGAAACAGTCGCTGTCTTCCACGCACGTTGCTGCTCTTCTGGTTATTGCGAGCGAGACGCCAGCCAGTCTCAATTTGTCTCGGGGTCAGCAAGAACCAGACTCAGCTGGAGGGACATGCTTGGGTTGAGCAAGATGGCGTCCTGTTGGGCGACACATTCTCGTTGGTAAACCGCTATGCACTCATGTTCCGGTGGCCCGCATGA
- a CDS encoding cupredoxin domain-containing protein, whose protein sequence is MIRVRLVTIALGIGAAAGVPALNLSTTTQILMENGSPYYVPATATVASGTPIRWDNPTPTHHTVTHNDCVKDESPCLFDSGTIAPGGHFTVPSLPAGHYLYHCGIHPIMRGQLIVTDDLSTLSQL, encoded by the coding sequence GTGATCCGAGTACGCCTCGTGACGATTGCCCTAGGGATCGGAGCCGCCGCAGGTGTGCCGGCCCTCAACCTTTCGACAACCACGCAGATTCTCATGGAGAACGGATCACCTTATTACGTTCCTGCCACCGCCACCGTGGCCAGCGGCACACCCATTCGCTGGGATAATCCGACACCGACCCACCATACCGTCACTCACAATGACTGCGTGAAGGACGAGAGCCCGTGCCTATTCGATTCGGGGACGATCGCACCGGGCGGACACTTTACTGTGCCGAGCTTGCCGGCCGGTCATTACCTCTATCACTGTGGGATCCATCCCATCATGCGAGGTCAGCTGATCGTGACTGACGATCTCTCAACATTGTCTCAGTTGTGA
- the scpB gene encoding SMC-Scp complex subunit ScpB has translation MTPLMVDVVHPVPEADAMSIGEMNGSTHDQSFDDNLVQGLGELQAILEALLFVSSEPLSLTRLVSVMGNVSKVEVEEALRHLGQVLEQEGRGVRLAVVAGGYRLVTKQDYGSWIKKLDKAKTAAKLSRSALESLAIIAYKQPLVRSEIEEIRGVETSGVLRTLLERKLVRIVGRKEVPGRPIMYGTTKFFLEHFGLSDLSQLPPLREFKELGEAEQSLLPMADRDVLAEGGAIETLTAAEEPSPDQELQTFAPLDEVLDPLPTAP, from the coding sequence ATGACTCCACTGATGGTGGATGTGGTTCATCCTGTGCCGGAAGCCGACGCCATGAGTATCGGTGAGATGAATGGATCGACTCATGACCAGAGCTTCGACGACAATCTGGTACAAGGGCTGGGCGAGCTCCAGGCGATTCTGGAAGCGTTGCTTTTCGTTTCGTCCGAACCGCTGTCCTTGACGCGTCTTGTGTCCGTGATGGGGAACGTGTCGAAGGTTGAAGTGGAAGAGGCGTTACGACATCTCGGTCAGGTGCTTGAGCAGGAAGGGCGCGGAGTGCGACTGGCTGTCGTCGCTGGCGGGTATCGTCTTGTCACAAAGCAGGACTACGGCTCTTGGATCAAGAAGCTGGACAAGGCCAAGACGGCGGCAAAACTCTCCAGATCCGCGCTGGAGTCATTGGCGATCATTGCCTACAAGCAACCGCTGGTGCGGTCGGAGATCGAAGAAATCCGTGGGGTGGAAACCTCCGGTGTACTGCGCACGCTGTTGGAGCGAAAACTGGTGAGAATCGTCGGACGTAAGGAAGTCCCCGGCCGTCCAATCATGTATGGAACGACCAAATTTTTTCTTGAACATTTTGGCTTGAGCGATCTCTCGCAGCTCCCCCCACTTCGGGAATTCAAGGAACTGGGTGAGGCAGAACAATCACTTCTTCCGATGGCGGATAGGGATGTTCTGGCTGAGGGCGGAGCGATCGAGACTCTCACGGCAGCTGAGGAACCTTCACCGGACCAAGAACTTCAAACGTTTGCCCCTCTCGATGAGGTATTGGATCCTCTCCCTACCGCTCCATAG
- a CDS encoding PqqD family protein, whose translation MHLRIAHNVVFRELAGESVLLNLETGTYFGLDAVGTRIWNLIAEQGSTSSAIDTLLAEYDVDAPRLEKDVTALIDQLLAKRLLTTDAEQTPPAR comes from the coding sequence ATGCACCTTCGTATTGCGCACAATGTGGTATTTCGTGAATTGGCTGGCGAGTCCGTCTTATTGAATCTCGAAACCGGGACCTATTTCGGACTGGATGCCGTGGGCACTCGTATATGGAACCTTATTGCCGAACAGGGTTCGACCTCATCGGCCATCGATACCCTCCTCGCCGAGTATGATGTGGATGCCCCACGGCTTGAAAAGGACGTTACGGCTTTGATTGATCAGCTCTTAGCCAAAAGGTTGCTGACGACCGATGCTGAGCAAACTCCGCCGGCTCGCTGA
- the asnB gene encoding asparagine synthase (glutamine-hydrolyzing) has protein sequence MSGLVGIYHLDGRPVELALLERMTYQVAHRGPDASDCWVNGPIGIGHAMLQTTPESVYERQPWLDESGTICLALDGRIDNREDLLLSFRSAGVHLRTDTDAELMLRAYQRWGEHCPEQVVGDFALVIWDGPRRQLFCARDILGLKPFYYCLYGASFYWASEIPPFFERAAVPRRPNEAMIAEFLSSMVVTNAETLYEGISRLEPAHILIVRAGRIETRRYWTFDPGRRIRYLNDDDYARHFLDLFEKAVRCRLRSHRPIGLELSGGLDSSSVVSALQAVCRQQPQDHDLFQTFSLIFPGLPCDERPYIDDVVAQGSFLSHHVTPETPSLGDFVQDVLRYQDFPDHPNGIMNAPLRRSAQRQGCRVLLTGSGGDEWLTGSFFHYADLLRKLKLRSLLRRLRGDHQWHCEQLSYDLFSLPLVQFGLLPLIPQSCRTLVKRLLGRTSMPDWMLPAMWRRTQMQERLRQASYVPPDCSYAQQDLFRSTIHGLGVHGIEMDERASSSFGLENRHPFNDRRLIEFALALPEEQRWRNRPKFILRHALGEMLPVSVRERVDKADFSCIFAHTLIAEPMMAIFRSLSVSSMGWVDGGKVWADYQLMANCYRRGDEGYRFYVASLWMILGVELWFRSIFLKQSIDIHLPVLDMPSSAYFSC, from the coding sequence ATGAGCGGTCTCGTCGGGATCTATCACCTCGACGGCAGACCTGTTGAACTTGCCCTTCTGGAGCGTATGACCTACCAGGTGGCCCACCGAGGGCCCGATGCGTCAGATTGCTGGGTCAACGGTCCAATCGGCATCGGCCACGCAATGCTCCAGACCACGCCGGAGTCGGTCTATGAACGTCAACCGTGGCTGGATGAGTCCGGAACTATTTGTTTGGCATTGGATGGACGGATAGACAATCGCGAAGACCTCCTCCTTTCCTTCCGTAGCGCCGGCGTTCATCTTCGCACCGACACCGACGCGGAACTGATGCTTCGTGCATATCAGCGCTGGGGTGAACATTGTCCGGAACAGGTCGTCGGCGACTTTGCCCTGGTGATCTGGGACGGACCACGTCGACAGCTGTTCTGTGCACGAGATATTCTGGGGTTGAAACCTTTTTACTATTGTCTGTACGGAGCCAGTTTCTATTGGGCATCGGAGATTCCGCCGTTCTTCGAGCGTGCCGCCGTTCCCCGACGGCCAAACGAGGCGATGATCGCTGAATTTCTGAGCAGCATGGTCGTCACGAATGCCGAAACCCTGTACGAAGGGATCTCCCGGCTTGAGCCGGCTCATATCCTCATTGTCCGGGCTGGTCGGATCGAGACAAGGCGATATTGGACGTTCGACCCGGGGCGCCGGATTAGATACCTGAACGACGACGACTATGCCCGGCATTTTCTCGATCTCTTCGAAAAAGCCGTACGCTGCCGCCTTCGCAGTCACAGGCCTATCGGCCTTGAATTGAGCGGAGGTCTCGACTCCTCATCCGTGGTGAGTGCCCTTCAGGCAGTCTGTCGGCAACAGCCTCAAGATCACGATCTCTTCCAGACATTCTCCCTTATTTTTCCTGGCTTGCCCTGCGATGAACGCCCATACATCGACGACGTCGTCGCACAGGGTTCCTTCCTTTCGCACCACGTCACCCCAGAGACGCCAAGCCTGGGTGACTTTGTGCAAGACGTGCTCCGCTATCAGGATTTTCCCGACCATCCCAACGGCATCATGAACGCCCCGCTTCGGCGCTCGGCACAACGACAGGGCTGTCGCGTGCTGCTGACAGGGTCCGGGGGAGATGAATGGCTGACCGGAAGCTTCTTTCACTACGCCGATCTCTTGCGCAAACTCAAGTTGAGATCGTTGCTCCGACGCCTGCGAGGCGATCACCAGTGGCACTGTGAACAGCTCTCATATGACCTGTTCTCCCTCCCTCTTGTGCAATTCGGTCTCCTGCCGCTGATTCCACAATCATGTCGAACTCTTGTCAAACGGCTCCTCGGACGAACGAGCATGCCGGACTGGATGTTGCCGGCAATGTGGCGCCGAACGCAGATGCAGGAACGCCTTCGCCAGGCTTCCTACGTCCCTCCTGATTGCAGCTATGCACAGCAAGACCTATTCCGATCGACGATACACGGTCTCGGTGTCCACGGAATCGAAATGGATGAACGCGCTTCGTCCTCCTTCGGCCTGGAAAACCGTCATCCATTCAACGATCGACGGCTCATCGAATTTGCTCTTGCTTTGCCGGAAGAGCAACGGTGGCGGAACAGGCCCAAGTTCATTCTGCGTCACGCCCTTGGAGAAATGCTCCCCGTATCGGTACGCGAGAGAGTCGACAAGGCTGACTTCTCCTGTATCTTTGCCCATACGCTCATCGCCGAACCGATGATGGCCATATTCCGTTCATTGTCCGTTTCCTCTATGGGATGGGTTGATGGTGGTAAGGTGTGGGCCGACTACCAGCTCATGGCGAACTGTTACAGAAGGGGAGACGAGGGCTATCGATTTTATGTCGCATCGCTCTGGATGATTTTGGGAGTCGAACTGTGGTTCCGCAGTATCTTCCTGAAGCAGAGCATCGATATCCATCTGCCGGTCCTTGATATGCCCTCGTCTGCATATTTCTCCTGTTGA
- a CDS encoding fatty acid desaturase: MAPSSQSASVLRRTYPVYVTVFLFSLIVASALIGVPAFGIVYGYTWVDWTMFGLLYIISGLGITVGYHRLISHRSFMCPDWVKAGLLIAGGWALQQSALRWGADHIRHHAACDQDADPYNARLGFWHSHCGWLFSDQRYSDEKYATRLRQDPVVMWQHRYYTAIVLSGLAFPFLVGFLYGGLDAGIGCFMLAGVGRTFAVLNSTFCINSVCHLWGSQPHSQADSSRDSWLVSLLTFGEGYHNYHHTHQSDYRNGPRWYNFDPSKWLIFSLSLLGLAWSLRTANAADLRSSNL, translated from the coding sequence ATGGCACCATCTTCACAATCCGCCAGCGTGCTGCGGCGTACCTATCCTGTCTACGTGACAGTATTCCTATTCAGTCTGATTGTGGCGAGCGCCCTTATTGGAGTGCCGGCATTCGGCATCGTCTATGGCTACACCTGGGTGGACTGGACCATGTTTGGTCTCCTCTACATCATCAGCGGACTAGGCATTACGGTCGGCTACCATCGCTTGATTTCGCACAGGAGTTTCATGTGCCCCGATTGGGTCAAGGCTGGATTACTCATCGCCGGGGGATGGGCGCTGCAACAATCGGCTCTGCGGTGGGGAGCCGACCATATTCGCCACCATGCTGCCTGCGACCAAGACGCCGATCCCTACAACGCTCGACTAGGATTCTGGCACAGCCACTGCGGATGGCTCTTCTCCGACCAGCGCTACTCGGATGAGAAATACGCGACTCGGCTCCGGCAAGATCCGGTCGTGATGTGGCAACATCGCTACTATACGGCTATCGTCCTCTCAGGTTTGGCATTCCCGTTCCTCGTGGGCTTTCTCTACGGTGGGTTAGACGCTGGGATTGGCTGTTTTATGCTGGCTGGCGTCGGTCGAACCTTTGCCGTGCTGAATTCGACCTTTTGCATCAATTCCGTTTGTCATCTCTGGGGGAGCCAACCGCATAGTCAAGCGGATTCCAGTCGCGATAGCTGGCTGGTTTCGCTCTTGACCTTCGGCGAGGGGTACCACAACTATCACCACACCCATCAAAGCGACTACCGAAACGGCCCGCGCTGGTATAATTTTGATCCATCGAAATGGCTTATTTTTTCGCTTTCACTTCTTGGATTAGCCTGGTCGCTCCGCACCGCCAATGCGGCCGATCTCAGATCTTCAAATCTCTAG
- a CDS encoding methyltransferase domain-containing protein → MKPAAAVHEPWNLTGETLSLLAWHIPDLVAYHHQPDEWWLAPLDDNLPLIRLNRTGLDMLKAMNGHTTVGTLVEQYGAKLCGPDGQPGLWHLERWATPNYSLCYFGTAPPGGHRHKAKWDTLLQQVREGWSGREGFEGEEHLEEFHRHELGQSEEDDSHFDLIETTVSHLFREPSETLAGLTYGRLLMRQLRRLGWFNPKPKVLLEIGGGLGYLAQELGKDLLPFEKQGVTYLSLDIAQPFLKLQVTRAKAGGWNVSGARANAESLPFADHSINLVIDNENMADMTPVQLDKKELICGIGETAQHQEALDWIRRLRLPIESDPPESVIFNLGPMRFVAELWRVLKPGGRAFLTEFGIEDGWPAPVKLPGHTEYEVQYSHLRQAIRWLGFQERYLSLPQFLGLQPETKVLCTGATYTIQRFCQSISRPFAVRAYTEKELQQTLGDMLPKIEGLHYHDLADPAWFGLQDFKVLLLEKPGGAPKAQFTENKGYRWYSQK, encoded by the coding sequence ATGAAACCCGCTGCCGCCGTCCATGAACCCTGGAACTTGACCGGAGAGACCCTGAGCCTCCTCGCCTGGCACATTCCCGACCTCGTTGCCTATCACCATCAACCAGACGAATGGTGGCTTGCGCCGCTTGATGACAACCTGCCGCTTATCCGGCTGAACCGCACCGGTCTGGACATGCTCAAGGCCATGAACGGCCATACGACTGTCGGTACGCTCGTTGAACAATATGGCGCGAAGCTCTGTGGACCGGACGGGCAACCGGGGTTATGGCACCTTGAACGATGGGCTACGCCGAACTATTCCCTCTGCTATTTCGGGACTGCCCCACCAGGAGGCCATCGACACAAGGCCAAGTGGGATACCCTTCTGCAACAGGTCCGCGAAGGTTGGTCGGGGCGGGAAGGGTTCGAGGGTGAGGAGCACCTGGAAGAATTCCATCGTCACGAACTTGGCCAAAGCGAAGAAGATGACAGTCATTTTGACTTGATCGAAACCACCGTCTCACATCTTTTCCGTGAACCGAGCGAAACACTGGCTGGCTTGACCTACGGGCGGCTCCTCATGCGGCAACTGCGTCGACTTGGCTGGTTTAATCCCAAGCCGAAAGTCCTACTGGAGATCGGCGGGGGACTTGGCTACCTCGCGCAGGAGCTTGGCAAGGACCTGTTGCCCTTTGAAAAACAAGGAGTTACATACCTCTCGCTCGACATTGCGCAACCGTTCCTCAAACTCCAAGTCACTCGAGCCAAAGCCGGTGGTTGGAATGTCTCCGGCGCTCGGGCCAATGCCGAATCGCTCCCCTTCGCCGATCACTCCATCAACCTCGTGATCGACAACGAGAACATGGCGGACATGACACCAGTGCAGCTGGACAAGAAAGAACTGATCTGCGGAATCGGAGAAACTGCACAACATCAAGAGGCGCTGGATTGGATCAGACGGCTCCGCCTCCCGATCGAAAGCGACCCCCCTGAATCGGTGATCTTTAACTTAGGACCGATGCGCTTCGTCGCCGAGCTGTGGCGCGTGCTCAAGCCTGGCGGACGAGCGTTTCTCACCGAGTTCGGCATTGAGGACGGATGGCCCGCGCCCGTAAAGCTGCCGGGACATACAGAATACGAAGTCCAATACAGCCACCTGCGGCAAGCCATACGTTGGCTCGGTTTTCAAGAGCGGTATCTTTCTCTTCCGCAATTTCTGGGACTCCAGCCGGAGACGAAAGTCCTCTGCACCGGCGCGACGTACACTATCCAGAGATTCTGTCAGTCGATTAGCCGCCCCTTTGCGGTGCGTGCCTATACCGAGAAGGAGTTGCAACAGACCTTGGGTGACATGCTCCCCAAGATTGAAGGCCTCCACTATCACGACCTCGCTGATCCTGCATGGTTCGGTCTCCAGGACTTCAAAGTGCTGCTGCTGGAAAAGCCAGGCGGGGCGCCGAAAGCCCAATTCACCGAGAACAAAGGCTATCGCTGGTATTCGCAGAAGTGA